From the Rhinoderma darwinii isolate aRhiDar2 chromosome 12, aRhiDar2.hap1, whole genome shotgun sequence genome, one window contains:
- the LOC142664396 gene encoding taste receptor type 2 member 104-like, producing the protein MGPFDLNLSILEFLNLLFLIPTNMFILIVNIVNWKKDKNLQQVDQLITSISVCNLAEGMMTSIRFLNLIYNSILLEDIDFALYVMVCSCNFWFSAFLCVYFCLKIVNVNNTLYIYMQRNFHKILPWLFISAIMGSVLVSVPLVPKFSEETSSNSRLNSSAINMQESQTIVTRTNDILTFMILSSTATLLFSISAFAIIISLFKHVNQVQQNVGGFRGPNMKAHVQASKTVISLLTTRIIFFFMLIVSITSIDNKGSYVIYPLLSVSKMVNCWILIKGNRNLDKALSYVLGGLHCTNKSNDMQESM; encoded by the coding sequence ATGGGTCCATTTGATTTAAATTTATCCATTTTAGAGTTTTTAAACTTGTTGTTTTTAATACCAACTAACATGTTCATTCTGATTGTCAATATTGTGAACTGGAAAAAAGATAAAAACCTTCAACAAGTTGACCAGCTCATTACAAGCATAAGCGTCTGCAACCTTGCAGAAGGAATGATGACGTCTATAAGATTTCTTAATTTGATATATAATAGTATATTACTGGAAGACATTGACTTTGCTTTGTATGTTATGGTCTGTTCTTGCAATTTCTGGTTCTCCGCCTTCCTCTGTGTATACTTCTGTCTGAAGATTGTGAATgtgaacaatacattatacatCTATATGCAGAGGAACTTCCATAAGATTTTGCCATGGCTTTTCATTTCTGCTATCATGGGGTCTGTGCTCGTGAGTGTCCCGTTGGTTCCTAAATTCTCAGAAGAAACCTCATCGAATTCAAGACTCAACTCTTCTGCCATAAATATGCAAGAAAGCCAAACAATAGTTACTAGGACCAATGATATTTTAACTTTTATGATACTGTCGTCGACTGCAACCTTGTTATTCTCCATCTCCGCCTTTGCGATCATCATCTCTCTATTCAAACATGTGAATCAGGTGCAACAAAATGTTGGTGGTTTTAGAGGTCCCAATATGAAAGCCCATGTCCAAGCCTCAAAGACTGTAATATCTCTTCTTACTACtcgtattattttcttttttatgttgATAGTAAGTATAACGTCAATTGATAACAAAGGGAGTTATGTCATTTATCCTTTACTTAGTGTTAGTAAAATGGTAAACTGCTGGATTTTAATTAAAGGCAACCGGAACCTGGATAAGGCTCTGAGTTATGTCTTAGGCGGATTACATTGCACCAATAAATCTAATGATATGCAAGAAAGTATGTAA